In one Siniperca chuatsi isolate FFG_IHB_CAS linkage group LG14, ASM2008510v1, whole genome shotgun sequence genomic region, the following are encoded:
- the LOC122888745 gene encoding serine/threonine-protein kinase pim-2-like isoform X1, whose protein sequence is MNHYCLRVMDSKSWPTLSTVQCRASSRHLGRPTDPMIYAVEECRSEGSKKTFKKNSEESLERASKRSRTSHSPSEGCSQIFSWPSSSDDAASSSSAYTSPIDSTADCHTGSGETPSISGSSNGAVLGTGKIKTSIHRKSTSDESEEGPRKRKENPSSAEDCTQTFSSSFSTESKKRKSEKTEGPRKRSRKTPRHQATTEASSSDKPGTSSSANNAPPDSRAAFEAKYEEEELLGEGGFGSVFAGHRKDDNLPVAIKHIPQFDITRTSVFLDGKISMIPLEVALLLKVKPAAAGSSAAITLLDWYDLDYELILILERPVPCLDLIEYMNYRGSTLQEHEAKTIAKQLVDALIEVHSRGVFHGDIKLDNILIETDSDVPRIRLIDFGCGTFLSEGIYTTKQATYMYTTPEWFLDGWYRAEPTTVWQLGVVLFAILHGYLPFSNSTEIVYGNPDISNRLSFVNVNYGCTLLTKLASSTLSSKYGHFWLQQTKMATAKMPNTRLQKDCQGFLLSCLIKGPEARPTLETLKQLPWLI, encoded by the exons ATGAACCACTACTGTTTGAGAGTCATGGATTCCAAATCGTGGCCAACTTTAAGCACTGTTCAGTGCCGGGCCTCCAGTAGACACCTGG GACGCCCCACTGACCCCATGATTTACGCAGTGGAAGAATGCAGATCAGAAGGAAGCAAGAAGACCTTCAAGAAAAACTCTGAGGAGAGTCTTGAAAGAGCCAGCAAGAGGAGCAGGACGAGTCATAGTCCCTCCGAGGGCTGCAGTCAGATATTCAGTTGGCCTTCATCAAGTGACGACGCTGCCAGTTCTTCCTCAGCGTACACTTCCCCAATTGACAGCACAG CTGATTGTCACACTGGCTCAGGAGAAACCCCAAGCATCTCTGGATCCAGCAATGGAGCTGTGTTGGGTACTGGGAAGATAAAGACCAGCATCCACAGGAAGTCCACTTCTGATGAGAGTGAAGAGGGGCcaaggaagagaaaagagaaccCCAGTTCTGCTGAGGACTGCACTCAGACCTTCAGTTCCTCTTTCTCCACTGAGAGCAAAAAGAGGAAGTCTGAGAAGACAGAGGGACCCAGGAAGAGGAGTAGAAAGACCCCCAGACACCAGGCCACCACTGAGGCCTCCTCCAGTGACAAACCTGGCACCTCCTCATCAGCAAACAATGCCCCACCTGACAGCAGAG CTGCCTTTGAGGCCAAGTATGAGGAGGAGGAACTGCTGGGTGAAGGAGGCTTCGGGTCAGTCTTCGCTGGCCACCGCAAAGACGACAATCTGCCT GTGGCCATAAAACATATCCCCCAGTTTGACATTACACGCACATCAGTG TTTCTGGATGGGAAAATTAGCATGATCCCTCTGGAGGTGGCACTGCTGCTGAAAGtcaaaccagcagcagcagggagcaGTGCAGCCATAACCCTGCTGGACTGGTATGATCTGGACTatgagctgattctcatcctaGAGAGACCAGTCCCCTGCTTGGACCTGATAGAGTATATGAACTATAGAGGGTCCACCTTGCAGGAGCACGAGGCTAAA acCATAGCAAAACAGCTGGTTGATGCTCTCATAGAGGTCCACTCCAGGGGTGTATTCCATGGGGACATCAAGCTGGACAACATTCTCATTGAAACCGATTCTGATGTCCCACGTATCAGGCTTATTGACTTTGGCTGTGGCACATTTCTGTCAGAGGGGATATACACTACAAAACAAG CAACCTATATGTACACCACCCCTGAGTGGTTCCTGGATGGGTGGTACAGGGCCGAACCAACTACGGTATGGCAACTCGGTGTAGTGCTGTTTGCAATACTGCATGGATATCTCCCCTTCAGCAACAGCACTGAGATCGTCTATGGAAACCCTGACATTAGTAACAGGCTTTCCTTCG ttaacgtgaattacggatgcaccttgctaaccaagctagctagctccacCCTCTCATCCAAATATGGCCACTTCTGGCTCCAACaaaccaagatggcgacagccaaaatgccaaacacaaGGCTTCAAAAAG ACTGCCAGGGTTTTCTCTTGAGCTGTCTGATTAAGGGCCCAGAGGCCCGACCCACCCTGGAGACACTTAAGCAACTCCCCTGGCTGATATGA
- the LOC122888745 gene encoding serine/threonine-protein kinase pim-2-like isoform X2 yields the protein MNHYCLRVMDSKSWPTLSTVQCRASSRHLGRPTDPMIYAVEECRSEGSKKTFKKNSEESLERASKRSRTSHSPSEGCSQIFSWPSSSDDAASSSSAYTSPIDSTADCHTGSGETPSISGSSNGAVLGTGKIKTSIHRKSTSDESEEGPRKRKENPSSAEDCTQTFSSSFSTESKKRKSEKTEGPRKRSRKTPRHQATTEASSSDKPGTSSSANNAPPDSRAAFEAKYEEEELLGEGGFGSVFAGHRKDDNLPVAIKHIPQFDITRTSVFLDGKISMIPLEVALLLKVKPAAAGSSAAITLLDWYDLDYELILILERPVPCLDLIEYMNYRGSTLQEHEAKTIAKQLVDALIEVHSRGVFHGDIKLDNILIETDSDVPRIRLIDFGCGTFLSEGIYTTKQATYMYTTPEWFLDGWYRAEPTTVWQLGVVLFAILHGYLPFSNSTEIVYGNPDISNRLSFDCQGFLLSCLIKGPEARPTLETLKQLPWLI from the exons ATGAACCACTACTGTTTGAGAGTCATGGATTCCAAATCGTGGCCAACTTTAAGCACTGTTCAGTGCCGGGCCTCCAGTAGACACCTGG GACGCCCCACTGACCCCATGATTTACGCAGTGGAAGAATGCAGATCAGAAGGAAGCAAGAAGACCTTCAAGAAAAACTCTGAGGAGAGTCTTGAAAGAGCCAGCAAGAGGAGCAGGACGAGTCATAGTCCCTCCGAGGGCTGCAGTCAGATATTCAGTTGGCCTTCATCAAGTGACGACGCTGCCAGTTCTTCCTCAGCGTACACTTCCCCAATTGACAGCACAG CTGATTGTCACACTGGCTCAGGAGAAACCCCAAGCATCTCTGGATCCAGCAATGGAGCTGTGTTGGGTACTGGGAAGATAAAGACCAGCATCCACAGGAAGTCCACTTCTGATGAGAGTGAAGAGGGGCcaaggaagagaaaagagaaccCCAGTTCTGCTGAGGACTGCACTCAGACCTTCAGTTCCTCTTTCTCCACTGAGAGCAAAAAGAGGAAGTCTGAGAAGACAGAGGGACCCAGGAAGAGGAGTAGAAAGACCCCCAGACACCAGGCCACCACTGAGGCCTCCTCCAGTGACAAACCTGGCACCTCCTCATCAGCAAACAATGCCCCACCTGACAGCAGAG CTGCCTTTGAGGCCAAGTATGAGGAGGAGGAACTGCTGGGTGAAGGAGGCTTCGGGTCAGTCTTCGCTGGCCACCGCAAAGACGACAATCTGCCT GTGGCCATAAAACATATCCCCCAGTTTGACATTACACGCACATCAGTG TTTCTGGATGGGAAAATTAGCATGATCCCTCTGGAGGTGGCACTGCTGCTGAAAGtcaaaccagcagcagcagggagcaGTGCAGCCATAACCCTGCTGGACTGGTATGATCTGGACTatgagctgattctcatcctaGAGAGACCAGTCCCCTGCTTGGACCTGATAGAGTATATGAACTATAGAGGGTCCACCTTGCAGGAGCACGAGGCTAAA acCATAGCAAAACAGCTGGTTGATGCTCTCATAGAGGTCCACTCCAGGGGTGTATTCCATGGGGACATCAAGCTGGACAACATTCTCATTGAAACCGATTCTGATGTCCCACGTATCAGGCTTATTGACTTTGGCTGTGGCACATTTCTGTCAGAGGGGATATACACTACAAAACAAG CAACCTATATGTACACCACCCCTGAGTGGTTCCTGGATGGGTGGTACAGGGCCGAACCAACTACGGTATGGCAACTCGGTGTAGTGCTGTTTGCAATACTGCATGGATATCTCCCCTTCAGCAACAGCACTGAGATCGTCTATGGAAACCCTGACATTAGTAACAGGCTTTCCTTCG ACTGCCAGGGTTTTCTCTTGAGCTGTCTGATTAAGGGCCCAGAGGCCCGACCCACCCTGGAGACACTTAAGCAACTCCCCTGGCTGATATGA
- the LOC122888745 gene encoding serine/threonine-protein kinase pim-2-like isoform X4: MNHYCLRVMDSKSWPTLSTVQCRASSRHLGRPTDPMIYAVEECRSEGSKKTFKKNSEESLERASKRSRTSHSPSEGCSQIFSWPSSSDDAASSSSAYTSPIDSTAAFEAKYEEEELLGEGGFGSVFAGHRKDDNLPVAIKHIPQFDITRTSVFLDGKISMIPLEVALLLKVKPAAAGSSAAITLLDWYDLDYELILILERPVPCLDLIEYMNYRGSTLQEHEAKTIAKQLVDALIEVHSRGVFHGDIKLDNILIETDSDVPRIRLIDFGCGTFLSEGIYTTKQATYMYTTPEWFLDGWYRAEPTTVWQLGVVLFAILHGYLPFSNSTEIVYGNPDISNRLSFVNVNYGCTLLTKLASSTLSSKYGHFWLQQTKMATAKMPNTRLQKDCQGFLLSCLIKGPEARPTLETLKQLPWLI, encoded by the exons ATGAACCACTACTGTTTGAGAGTCATGGATTCCAAATCGTGGCCAACTTTAAGCACTGTTCAGTGCCGGGCCTCCAGTAGACACCTGG GACGCCCCACTGACCCCATGATTTACGCAGTGGAAGAATGCAGATCAGAAGGAAGCAAGAAGACCTTCAAGAAAAACTCTGAGGAGAGTCTTGAAAGAGCCAGCAAGAGGAGCAGGACGAGTCATAGTCCCTCCGAGGGCTGCAGTCAGATATTCAGTTGGCCTTCATCAAGTGACGACGCTGCCAGTTCTTCCTCAGCGTACACTTCCCCAATTGACAGCACAG CTGCCTTTGAGGCCAAGTATGAGGAGGAGGAACTGCTGGGTGAAGGAGGCTTCGGGTCAGTCTTCGCTGGCCACCGCAAAGACGACAATCTGCCT GTGGCCATAAAACATATCCCCCAGTTTGACATTACACGCACATCAGTG TTTCTGGATGGGAAAATTAGCATGATCCCTCTGGAGGTGGCACTGCTGCTGAAAGtcaaaccagcagcagcagggagcaGTGCAGCCATAACCCTGCTGGACTGGTATGATCTGGACTatgagctgattctcatcctaGAGAGACCAGTCCCCTGCTTGGACCTGATAGAGTATATGAACTATAGAGGGTCCACCTTGCAGGAGCACGAGGCTAAA acCATAGCAAAACAGCTGGTTGATGCTCTCATAGAGGTCCACTCCAGGGGTGTATTCCATGGGGACATCAAGCTGGACAACATTCTCATTGAAACCGATTCTGATGTCCCACGTATCAGGCTTATTGACTTTGGCTGTGGCACATTTCTGTCAGAGGGGATATACACTACAAAACAAG CAACCTATATGTACACCACCCCTGAGTGGTTCCTGGATGGGTGGTACAGGGCCGAACCAACTACGGTATGGCAACTCGGTGTAGTGCTGTTTGCAATACTGCATGGATATCTCCCCTTCAGCAACAGCACTGAGATCGTCTATGGAAACCCTGACATTAGTAACAGGCTTTCCTTCG ttaacgtgaattacggatgcaccttgctaaccaagctagctagctccacCCTCTCATCCAAATATGGCCACTTCTGGCTCCAACaaaccaagatggcgacagccaaaatgccaaacacaaGGCTTCAAAAAG ACTGCCAGGGTTTTCTCTTGAGCTGTCTGATTAAGGGCCCAGAGGCCCGACCCACCCTGGAGACACTTAAGCAACTCCCCTGGCTGATATGA
- the LOC122888745 gene encoding serine/threonine-protein kinase pim-1-like isoform X3 yields MNHYCLRVMDSKSWPTLSTVQCRASSRHLGRPTDPMIYAVEECRSEGSKKTFKKNSEESLERASKRSRTSHSPSEGCSQIFSWPSSSDDAASSSSAYTSPIDSTADCHTGSGETPSISGSSNGAVLGTGKIKTSIHRKSTSDESEEGPRKRKENPSSAEDCTQTFSSSFSTESKKRKSEKTEGPRKRSRKTPRHQATTEASSSDKPGTSSSANNAPPDSRAAFEAKYEEEELLGEGGFGSVFAGHRKDDNLPVAIKHIPQFDITRTSVFLDGKISMIPLEVALLLKVKPAAAGSSAAITLLDWYDLDYELILILERPVPCLDLIEYMNYRGSTLQEHEAKTIAKQLVDALIEVHSRGVFHGDIKLDNILIETDSDVPRIRLIDFGCGTFLSEGIYTTKQATYMYTTPEWFLDGWYRAEPTTVWQLGVVLFAILHGYLPFSNSTEIVYGNPDISNRLSFASQLISQLT; encoded by the exons ATGAACCACTACTGTTTGAGAGTCATGGATTCCAAATCGTGGCCAACTTTAAGCACTGTTCAGTGCCGGGCCTCCAGTAGACACCTGG GACGCCCCACTGACCCCATGATTTACGCAGTGGAAGAATGCAGATCAGAAGGAAGCAAGAAGACCTTCAAGAAAAACTCTGAGGAGAGTCTTGAAAGAGCCAGCAAGAGGAGCAGGACGAGTCATAGTCCCTCCGAGGGCTGCAGTCAGATATTCAGTTGGCCTTCATCAAGTGACGACGCTGCCAGTTCTTCCTCAGCGTACACTTCCCCAATTGACAGCACAG CTGATTGTCACACTGGCTCAGGAGAAACCCCAAGCATCTCTGGATCCAGCAATGGAGCTGTGTTGGGTACTGGGAAGATAAAGACCAGCATCCACAGGAAGTCCACTTCTGATGAGAGTGAAGAGGGGCcaaggaagagaaaagagaaccCCAGTTCTGCTGAGGACTGCACTCAGACCTTCAGTTCCTCTTTCTCCACTGAGAGCAAAAAGAGGAAGTCTGAGAAGACAGAGGGACCCAGGAAGAGGAGTAGAAAGACCCCCAGACACCAGGCCACCACTGAGGCCTCCTCCAGTGACAAACCTGGCACCTCCTCATCAGCAAACAATGCCCCACCTGACAGCAGAG CTGCCTTTGAGGCCAAGTATGAGGAGGAGGAACTGCTGGGTGAAGGAGGCTTCGGGTCAGTCTTCGCTGGCCACCGCAAAGACGACAATCTGCCT GTGGCCATAAAACATATCCCCCAGTTTGACATTACACGCACATCAGTG TTTCTGGATGGGAAAATTAGCATGATCCCTCTGGAGGTGGCACTGCTGCTGAAAGtcaaaccagcagcagcagggagcaGTGCAGCCATAACCCTGCTGGACTGGTATGATCTGGACTatgagctgattctcatcctaGAGAGACCAGTCCCCTGCTTGGACCTGATAGAGTATATGAACTATAGAGGGTCCACCTTGCAGGAGCACGAGGCTAAA acCATAGCAAAACAGCTGGTTGATGCTCTCATAGAGGTCCACTCCAGGGGTGTATTCCATGGGGACATCAAGCTGGACAACATTCTCATTGAAACCGATTCTGATGTCCCACGTATCAGGCTTATTGACTTTGGCTGTGGCACATTTCTGTCAGAGGGGATATACACTACAAAACAAG CAACCTATATGTACACCACCCCTGAGTGGTTCCTGGATGGGTGGTACAGGGCCGAACCAACTACGGTATGGCAACTCGGTGTAGTGCTGTTTGCAATACTGCATGGATATCTCCCCTTCAGCAACAGCACTGAGATCGTCTATGGAAACCCTGACATTAGTAACAGGCTTTCCTTCG catcccaattaatatcacagttaacgtga